A window from Odocoileus virginianus isolate 20LAN1187 ecotype Illinois chromosome 24, Ovbor_1.2, whole genome shotgun sequence encodes these proteins:
- the ANKRD33 gene encoding photoreceptor ankyrin repeat protein isoform X1: MEDQEPTWQKGGLDASEALSCPDSEASTPGCTLGALYWACVRNDPAQLQTMLEDGVSPEEATQVDGNGRTGLMVACYHGFQSVVALLSRCPFLDVNQQDKEGDTALMLAAQAGHVSLVSHLINYYAGLDLERRDQRGLTALMKAAMRDRSECVAALLMAGADLTAVDPVRGKTALEWAFLTDSFDTVQRIRQLLRRPQVEQLSRHYQPEWPALPGLVAQAQASPSLLERLQATLTLPFAQSPQEGGVLDHLVTITTSLASPFLTTACHTLCPDHPPAVGTRRKSVPELLGTAPPPPPAPQPPQEVPGPRVFTPYQSPQGVLSMCPQWLQPRDSTSPRPRAPKILLSKAPSAGFQWKPEPRASGNRRLSLPVWRYQELRMERRRQEEAGLAQSQGKTG; the protein is encoded by the exons ATGGAAGACCAGGAGCCGACCTGGCAGAAGGGAGGGCTGGATGCATCTGAGGCCCTGTCCTGCCCGGACAGTGAGGCCTCTACCCCAGGCTGCACACTGGGGGCCCTGTACTGGGCCTGTGTCCGCAATGACCCTGCCCAGCTGCAAACCATGCTGGAAGATGGGGTCTCCCCAGAGGAAGCCACCCAGGTGGACGGCAACGGGAGG ACAGGCCTCATGGTCGCCTGCTACCATGGTTTCCAAAGTGTGGTGGCCCTGCTCAGCCGCTGTCCTTTCCTGGATGTGAACCAGCAGGACAAAGAAGGGGACACAGCCCTCATGCTGGCTGCCCAAGCAG GCCACGTGTCTCTGGTGAGTCACCTGATCAACTACTATGCAGGCCTTGACCTGGAGCGCCGGGACCAGCGGGGACTGACCGCGCTGATGAAGGCCGCCATGCGGGATCGCTCAGAATGTGTCGCTGCCCTCCTCATGGCAG gtgcTGACCTGACAGCCGTGGATCCCGTCCGGGGCAAGACCGCCCTGGAGTGGGCGTTTCTGACAGACAGCTTCGACACGGTGCAGAGGATCCGGCAGCTGCTGCGGCGGCCCCAAGTGGAGCAGCTCAGCCGGCATTATCAGCCTGAGTGGCCAGCCTTGCCCGGGCTCGTGGCCCAGGCTCAGGCCTCCCCGTCTCTCCTAGAGCGACTGCAGGCCACCTTGACCCTCCCCTTTGCGCAGTCTCCTCAGGAAGGGGGTGTCCTGGACCACCTTGTGACCATCACCACCAGCCTGGCCAGTCCTTTCCTCACCACCGCCTGCCACACCCTGTGCCCTGACCACCCCCCCGCAGTGGGAACCCGAAGGAAGTCTGTCCCGGAGCTGCTGGGcactgccccgcccccgcccccagccccccagccccctcagGAAGTCCCCGGCCCCCGGGTCTTCACCCCCTACCAGAGCCCTCAGGGTGTGCTGAGCATGTGCCCCCAGTGGCTCCAGCCCAGGGATAGTACCAGCCCCAGGCCCCGAGCCCCCAAGATCCTCCTCTCCAAGGCACCCTCGGCTGGCTTTCAGTGGAAGCCAGAGCCCAGGGCTTCAGGGAACCGCCGGCTGTCCCTTCCTGTCTGGAGATACCAGGAGCtcaggatggagaggaggagacaggaggaggCCGGATTGGCACAGAGCCAGGGGAAGACCGGCTag
- the ANKRD33 gene encoding photoreceptor ankyrin repeat protein isoform X2, whose protein sequence is MVACYHGFQSVVALLSRCPFLDVNQQDKEGDTALMLAAQAGHVSLVSHLINYYAGLDLERRDQRGLTALMKAAMRDRSECVAALLMAGADLTAVDPVRGKTALEWAFLTDSFDTVQRIRQLLRRPQVEQLSRHYQPEWPALPGLVAQAQASPSLLERLQATLTLPFAQSPQEGGVLDHLVTITTSLASPFLTTACHTLCPDHPPAVGTRRKSVPELLGTAPPPPPAPQPPQEVPGPRVFTPYQSPQGVLSMCPQWLQPRDSTSPRPRAPKILLSKAPSAGFQWKPEPRASGNRRLSLPVWRYQELRMERRRQEEAGLAQSQGKTG, encoded by the exons ATGGTCGCCTGCTACCATGGTTTCCAAAGTGTGGTGGCCCTGCTCAGCCGCTGTCCTTTCCTGGATGTGAACCAGCAGGACAAAGAAGGGGACACAGCCCTCATGCTGGCTGCCCAAGCAG GCCACGTGTCTCTGGTGAGTCACCTGATCAACTACTATGCAGGCCTTGACCTGGAGCGCCGGGACCAGCGGGGACTGACCGCGCTGATGAAGGCCGCCATGCGGGATCGCTCAGAATGTGTCGCTGCCCTCCTCATGGCAG gtgcTGACCTGACAGCCGTGGATCCCGTCCGGGGCAAGACCGCCCTGGAGTGGGCGTTTCTGACAGACAGCTTCGACACGGTGCAGAGGATCCGGCAGCTGCTGCGGCGGCCCCAAGTGGAGCAGCTCAGCCGGCATTATCAGCCTGAGTGGCCAGCCTTGCCCGGGCTCGTGGCCCAGGCTCAGGCCTCCCCGTCTCTCCTAGAGCGACTGCAGGCCACCTTGACCCTCCCCTTTGCGCAGTCTCCTCAGGAAGGGGGTGTCCTGGACCACCTTGTGACCATCACCACCAGCCTGGCCAGTCCTTTCCTCACCACCGCCTGCCACACCCTGTGCCCTGACCACCCCCCCGCAGTGGGAACCCGAAGGAAGTCTGTCCCGGAGCTGCTGGGcactgccccgcccccgcccccagccccccagccccctcagGAAGTCCCCGGCCCCCGGGTCTTCACCCCCTACCAGAGCCCTCAGGGTGTGCTGAGCATGTGCCCCCAGTGGCTCCAGCCCAGGGATAGTACCAGCCCCAGGCCCCGAGCCCCCAAGATCCTCCTCTCCAAGGCACCCTCGGCTGGCTTTCAGTGGAAGCCAGAGCCCAGGGCTTCAGGGAACCGCCGGCTGTCCCTTCCTGTCTGGAGATACCAGGAGCtcaggatggagaggaggagacaggaggaggCCGGATTGGCACAGAGCCAGGGGAAGACCGGCTag